In the genome of Terribacillus sp. FSL K6-0262, one region contains:
- a CDS encoding SDR family oxidoreductase, translating to MEPKDMMNGKTSKHQQDRQPGMEAEMEPLPHQPLDYKGVGRLEGKAALITGGDSGIGRAVAILYAKEGADVAISYLDETEDAEETKRLVEAEGKRCLLLPGDIKDEEHCISLVEKTVEEFGKINILVNNAAIQYVREDVLEISSEQFEEVFRVNFFSQFYLTKAAVRHMKAGDSIISTSSINAYRGNPMFMDYSATKGAITAWTRSIAQSLIKKGIRANSVAPGPVWTPLIPATIGEDKIEQFGQDSLMGRPGQPSEHAWPYVMLASDEASYMTGQAIHINGGSYTSS from the coding sequence ATGGAACCGAAAGATATGATGAACGGAAAGACCAGTAAACACCAGCAGGATCGCCAGCCGGGTATGGAAGCCGAGATGGAGCCGCTGCCGCATCAGCCGCTTGACTATAAAGGTGTTGGCAGGCTGGAAGGGAAAGCTGCGCTTATTACAGGCGGGGACTCTGGTATCGGCCGTGCTGTCGCGATCCTTTATGCCAAGGAAGGCGCAGATGTCGCGATTTCCTATCTGGATGAAACGGAGGATGCCGAAGAAACCAAACGCCTTGTGGAAGCGGAAGGCAAACGCTGCTTGCTGCTTCCAGGCGATATCAAGGATGAGGAGCATTGCATCAGCTTGGTCGAGAAAACAGTGGAGGAGTTCGGCAAAATCAACATCCTTGTCAATAACGCAGCCATCCAATATGTACGGGAAGATGTTCTGGAGATTTCGTCCGAACAGTTCGAGGAAGTATTCCGTGTCAACTTCTTCTCCCAATTCTATCTGACGAAAGCAGCTGTGCGTCACATGAAAGCCGGAGATTCGATCATCAGCACGTCTTCCATCAATGCTTACCGAGGCAACCCGATGTTCATGGATTATTCCGCGACAAAAGGCGCCATCACGGCTTGGACGCGCAGTATCGCCCAAAGTCTTATCAAAAAAGGAATCCGTGCCAATTCCGTCGCTCCAGGCCCGGTCTGGACGCCGCTCATCCCGGCCACCATCGGCGAGGATAAAATTGAACAGTTCGGTCAGGACAGCCTGATGGGACGCCCGGGGCAGCCTTCCGAGCATGCTTGGCCATATGTGATGCTTGCATCGGATGAAGCCTCTTATATGACCGGTCAAGCCATCCATATCAATGGAGGATCCTATACTTCCTCCTGA